GATTTTAGCCTAGTTCCTCCGCAGTTATAAGCCATCATAGCCAGATACCATTTTCCAAATTCATCTTTTAAATTTTGAAGATATTTTGTAGCAGCGATAGTAGCAGCTATTGGATCTTTACGCTCATCAGCATACTCATCTACTCTAAGACCATAAAGTTTAGCCGTAGGAGCCATAAATTGCCAAATACCCACAGCTTTTACTCTTGATACTACACTATTAGAAAACCCTGATTCTATCATCGCAAGATATAAAAATGACTCCGGGATACCTGAATCTTTGATAATTTTTTGCAAAACCGGAATATGCCTATAACCATTTTCTATAGTTCTTGCAAATTCCTTTTTCTTGCTCTCTTTAATATTATTTTTTACTGCCTTATAATAAGGACTTGTTAAAAATTTATAGTCTATGTCAAATTCTTTCAATACTTTTTTTTGTGTTTCTGCCACATCTTTAATATTTTTATTTGAAGTTGAAGCAGATAAAAATATAGTACAGGCTATACACAAAAAAACTATTTTTAAAATTCTCATTTTTCTCCTTATTTATTCGGTATTAAAATTTCCAAAAAGCATTTTAGCATTTTGAGTGGTTATTCTAATTATCTCCTCTTTTTCTAAATCTAAAATTTCACTCATTCTTTGTGCTACAAATTGCGTATAAAAAGGCTCATTTCTCCTACCTCTATACGGTTCAGGCGTAAGATAAGGAGCATCTGTCTCTATAAGCAATCTATCTAGCGGAATTTTTGGTAAAATTTCTACTAAATTTTTAGCATTTTTAAATGTTAAAACTCCACCGATTCCAAAATAAAAATTTCCAAATTTACTAAGCTCTAAAAGTAATGGCGATGCGTTATAACAATGCAAAACCGCTCCTTTTAGCCTACTTGCATACTCTTTTAATATATTATAACAATCCTCATTAGAGTCTCTAATATGCAAAATTACAGGCAGATTAAGCTCTACAGCTAAATCAAGCTGAGCCTTAAAAACTCTCTTCTGAGACTCTTTCTCGGCTAATTTCTCACTCTCATCTTTTGGCAGCCTAAAATAATCAAGTCCGCATTCACCTACAGCTATGCATTTGTCATCATTAGCAAATTTACGCAACTCATTCTCATCAAAATCATCTATATGATACGGATGAACTCCGACTGCGAAAAAAACATTTTTATAAGCATTGGCTATTCTAGCAGCTTTTGGTAAATCTTTAATATCAGCACCAGGTATCAAAACCCCACCAATGCCGCCACTATAGGTATTTTGCATAACCGTATCAAGATCTTCATCGTATCTATTATCATCAAGATGACAATGAGTATCTATTATCATCCAGCTACCTCTACCCTATTTCTACCATTCTCCTTAGCTTCATATAGTGCATCATCTGCAAATTCTAAAATTTCATCTAAAGAATAATCGCTTCTTCCAAATGCAACACCGATAGAAACGGTAAATTTAAAACTCTCTTTTTTTAGAGTTATGGATTGAGACGCAATATTAGATCTTAAATTTACAAAAAATTTAATAGCCTCTTCTTTGGAGATATTTTTAAGAACTATACAAAATTCCTCCCCTCCAAATCTAGCTACAATATCATTTCCTTTTGTCTCATCGACTAATTTTTTTGCCAAAAATTGCAGTACTTTATCTCCACCATCATGACCATATGTATCATTAATACTCTTAAAATGATCTATGTCAAGCATAGCTATCGCGTAAGGTTCAAAGAATTCCTCATGCTTACTTAAATACTCCTCCATATTGGCATAAAAATACCTTCTATTATAAACACCTGTCAAAAAATCATGATTCGCAAAATTTGCAATTCTATTAATATTTTCTATAGCCTCTATGGTATTATGTATCCTGCATATAAATTCCTCTTTTTCAAAAGGCTTTGCGATAAAATCATTTGCTCCATTTTTAAGAAATATAGAGGCGTTAACCTCCTCTTTTGGAGATGTAATAACTATTATTCCAAGATTATTCTTGTCGTTTTCTTTTCTAAGCTCTTTTAAAACTCCAAGGCCATCCTTAATAGGCATTCTATAATCAGTTATAACAAGCTTTATATCGGGGTGATCGGCAAAATAGCTCATAGCCTCCTCGCCATGAGCGGCTGTAAATACCTGAAACTGAAGACTTGTTAGAATTTTTTTAATATTATTTCTAAAAGGCATCGAATCTTCAATGATCATAACCTTATACTGCTTATTTTTAATAAGCCTATTTATCATTTGAAATATATAGTTTATATCATCCATGTTGCTCTTGTAAACATAATCTACTATATCTTTATGTATAAATATTTCTCTAGTCTTAGGATCAAGACTTCCTGTTAGCACTATCGCCGCAATACCTTTTGAAATAACATAATCTACAATCTCTCCATTTGGAGCGTCAGGCAAATTTAGATCAAGCAGGGCTATAAAATATTCACTTGGTTTAGCTAAAAAAACTTCCGCTTCAGCCATACTATGGGCTACGTCTATATCCATTTCGACGTTACCTTCCATCTTTTTTGCAATAAGTTTTGCCAATGACTTATTGTCTTCAACTATTAAAATTCTACTTTTTTTCATAAATATAAGTTATCCATTACACATTAAATTTATAATTTTCTTCAATGCTACCATTTTTTTTCTTGTTAAAATATAAAATTTTTAACTCTCCAAAAGTTGCCTAGCAAAATTTAAAGCCTCATTTGTTATCTTTTCACCGCTTATCATTCTAGCAAGCTCAGATATTCGTTCGCTGTTTTCAAGCTCTCTCACGATCGATTTTTCTTCAAGTTTTTCAACCAAAAAGTGAGAATTTGCTTTTGAGCTAAGTTGAGGCTGGTGCGATATGGCAAAAATCTGATAGAATTTCGCCAAATTTAAAAGCACATTTGCGATACTCATCGCCTCTTTTCCGCTTAAATTCGCATCTATCTCATCAAGGATTATGACCCCTTCTCCGCTTCCTGAAATTTGCGTTTCACTTGCTATAAAGGCAAGTCGTAAGCGATTCAGTTCGCCCGAGCTTAAATTTTTTAAATTAGTCTCGTTTAAGCTTAAAGTTATCTCATCAACACCGAATTTATCAAGCGGCTTTTGGCTTATCTTAAGAGTGATTTTACTCATATAAAGCTCTTTAAGATATGAATTTATAAGCTCTTCAAGCTCTTTTAAATTTTCACTCCTTGCCTTTGTAAGCTTGCTTGACATATCGTTAATCTCGCTTTTTAAAGCGTTAAATTTATCTTCAAGCAAGCTTTTTTCAAAGCTTATGTTTTGGTATTTATTAAGCTCTACTTTTCGTTTTTGAAGTAGCTCAAGCGCCTCTTCTATGCTGCCGTATCTTCTGATGAGCGAATTTAGCGCCTCTATCCTATCTAGCACACCCTCTATATCGATATCTTCAAGCTCGTCCATATTTAGATTGTCGCGCGCTACTCTAAGCTCGTTCATGCACTCCTCAAAAAAGCTAGCATCTATATCGCTGATATTTAGCGCATCTATGACGGCTCTTTCAGCGTGAAATACGGCTTCGGCCCTACTCCAAGCTTCATTTATCTTATCTTTTTTACTAAGGCGTTTTTTTATCTCCATAAGCTCTTCAAATTCGCCTACTTTTGGGCTAACCGACTCTATTTTTGATATCTCAAAGCTTGCAAATTCCTTAAGCTCCTCAATCCTTCTTTCATCCTCTATTATATTTTGCAACTCTTTTGAAATTTGATCAAATTCCTTAAATTTTGCCTCAAATTCCTGCTTAAATTTTAAAAATTCTCCGTTTTTTTTACTTTCGGCGATATCAAGTAAATTTAAAAATCTCTCGTTTTCAAACTCGTTTATCTCTTTGGCGGACAGATATTTTATATGCTCTTTTGCGATTGAGGCGAGATTTTTCTTTGAGATAGCTTGAGAGTTTATAAAATACCTTGTCGCCTTATCTCTAAACAGCTTAAATGTATTTATCTGCTCGCTTTCTATACCATATTCTTCAGCGCTAAATTTATACTCCACATCCGCTTCAATCAGCTTTGCGTCGCTATCCTTAAGCCCAAAAACAGCCATTATCGCACTCATCAAAACCGACTTGCCCGCACCGCTTACGCCTGTAAATACGCTAAGCCCTTCCTTAAATTTAAGCTCCACGCTATCAAAATTTAGATATTCCTTTATCAAAAGCCTCTCAATCATTATAACCCCAGTGAAGTTTTTCTTTTAAAATTTGAAAGTAATCTCTACCGATATGGCGGATAAATTTTGCCGATTTTTCGCTTAATGTCACGCTTATGCTATCTAAATTTGACATGTTGAAGCGATCTTGCCCGTCGATAACCAAAATCGCATCGCTTTTAGTCTTAAATTTCATCTCAAACCCTCTTGGAAGTACGACAGGACGCTGAGTAAGCGAATGAGAGCATATAGGAGTCACGGCAAAAACATCGCTTAGCGGATAGATTATAGGTCCGTTTGCGCTCATGTTGTAAGCGGTAGATCCTATCGGAGTGCAGATGAGCACGCCGTCTCCAAAGTATGAGTTAAAATCTTTTCCGTTTAAAAGCGCTTCGATGTGAGTCATGGAGCCTGATTTTGAACTTAGTATCGCAGCTTCGTTAAACGCGATCTTTTTAGCCACTTCACCACTTTTTTTATGCATAAAAACATCAAGCATATATGGTGTCTCTATCTCAAATTTTCCTGCGAAAAAGTCCTTAAAAAACCCTTCGCACTCATCCATTGTGATATCGGTTAAAAATCCAAGCCTACCGGCGTGAATTCCAAGCACAAACGGCGAAATTTCAGCACTCTGCCTGCAGGCCGAGATGATAGTACCGTCTCCCCCTAAAGATATCAAAAAGTCACAATTCTTAGCCAAATTTATAAGCTCAAAACCCTGCTCGCCAACCTCTTTAGCACAGCTTTTCTCAAGCAAAATTTGCACTTTGTATTTGGCTAAAATTTTCTTGATAGTCTTTAAATTTTTAGGCAAATCGCCATTTATCTTAGCAACAACTCCGACATTTTTCACATCAGCAAAATTTAAATTTATCTCTTTTTTCATAGTTTTGATTGTAGCATATTTTGGTTTAAAAGCTCGGCAAAAGCAAAATTTGAGTATAATCAAGCTTTCAAAACGAATTTAAGGAGTATCTAATGCGAAGCCATTATTGTGCAGAGCTTAGTGCGGCGGACATCGGCAAAGAAGTCGATCTTTGCGGCTGGGTAAATACTTATAGAGATCACGGCGGAGTTATCTTCATCGACTTAAGAGATAGGACTGGGCTAATCCAGCTGGTTTGCGACCCTGCTGATAGCGTAAGCGCTCATGAAGTCGCCTCAAAAGTGCGTGATGAGTATGTTTTAAGAATCAAAGGCAAGATAAGAGCGCGTGGCGAAGGGCTTGTAAACCCTAGGCTAAAGACAGGCGAAATCGAAGTGGTAGTAAGCGAAGTGACGGTAGAAAACCCGAGCGAACCGCTTCCGTTTATGATCAACGACAACTCGGTAAATGAGGACATCAGGCTTAAATACCGCTTTTTAGACCTCAGAAACGAGCGCTTGCAAAATATCTTTAAAATGCGCTCAAAGGCTGCGATCGCCGCTAGAAATTCGCTCGATCGCCTTGGCTTTATAGAGTTTGAAACTCCGATTTTAACTCGCGCTACACCTGAGGGTGCAAGAGACTATCTAGTACCAAGCCGTGTATATCCTGGGCAATTTTATGCACTTCCGCAAAGCCCGCAGCTGTTTAAGCAGCTTTTAATGTGCTCTGGCTTTGATAAATACTTCCAGATAGCAAAATGCTTTAGAGATGAGGATTTGCGCGCTGATCGCCAACCTGAATTTACGCAGATTGATATCGAGATGAGCTTTGTCGAGCAAGAAGATATCCTAAATATGGCTGAAGAGGTGCTAAAAGATACATTTGCAGCTTGCGGATATGATATAAAAACTCCATTTAGACGTATGAGTTATAAAGAGGCTACCGAGAAATACGGCTCAGATAAGCCTGATCTTCGCTACGATCTAGCTATGGTTGATGTGATTGACATATTTGCTCGCTCGTCAAATGAAATTTTTGCAAATATTGCAAAAGATCCTAAGAAAAACCGCATAAAAGCGCTTAAAGTGCCAAACGGAGATAATATATTTAGCAAGCGCGAGATGAATAGGTTTGAAGAATTCGTGCGCAAATTCGGAGCTCAAGGACTAGGATACTTCCAGATGAAAGAGGACGGATTAAAAGGTCCGCTTTGCAAATTCTTTGAAGAAAAAGACCTGCAAGAGATAGTTGATAGATGCGAGCTAAAGCTTGGCGACGTAGTATTTTTCGGCGCAGGAAAGAAAAAGATAGTGCTTGATTATATGGGAAGATTTAGAATTTTCCTAGCCGAGCAAATGGGTATCATCGATCAAGACAGAATGGAGTTTTTATGGGTGCTAGACTTCCCTATGTTTGAGCAAAACGACGACGGAAGCTACTCTGCGATGCACCACCCATTCACATGCCCTAAAAATATAGACGAAGAGGACTTGGAAGATATCCTATCCATAGCTCACGACGTTGTGCTAAACGGCTTTGAGCTAGGCGGAGGAAGCGTGAGAATCCACAAAAACGACGTTCAGCAAAAAGTCTTTAAACTTCTTGGCATAGATGAAGCGGAGCAAAGAGAGAAATTTGGCTTCCTGCTTGACGCGCTTAGCTTTGGAGCGCCGCCGCACGGAGGTATCGCGATCGGATTTGACCGCCTTGTGATGCTGGCAACCAAATCAACCAGCATTCGCGATGTGATCGCATTCCCTAAAACACAGCGCGCACAATGCCCTATGACAAAAGCGCCTAGCGAGGCAAATTCAGAACAACTTCGCGAGCTAGGACTGCGCCTAAGAGAAAAAACTAATTAAGGAAATTTGATGAAAAAACTATTTTTGATAATCGGAGCACCGGGAAGCGGCAAAACAACAGACGCAAATTTGATCGCAAAAGGCGATGATAGCTTTACTCACTACTCTACAGGCGATCTACTTCGCGCAGAAGTTGCAAGCGGAAGCGAGCTGGGCAAACTCATAGACAGCTACATATCAAAAGGAAATTTAGTCCCTCTTGAAGTGGTTGTAAATGCGATAATAAGCGCCATAAAAAGCTCAAAAACGCCAAACGTCGTGCTTGACGGATACCCTAGAAGCGTTGAGCAGATGACTGAACTTGATAAAGTTTTATCCGCCCAAAACGAGATCTTGCTAAAAGGCGTTATCGAAGTGGACGTTAGCGAAGATGTGGCTAGAGAGCGTGTGCTTGGACGTGCAAGAGGCGCTGATGATAACAACGAAGTATTTAACAATAGAATGAAAGTATATCTTGAGCCAATCGGCGCGATCCGCGAATTTTACTCAGGCAAAAATTTGCTTCACGAGATAAACGGCGAAAGAACGATCGATGAGATCGTAACAGATATGAGAAATTTGATAAATTCGCTTCTGTAACCTACACAAATTTGATTTGCCACGCTTTGCAAATAGCGCAAAATGTGGCAAATTTCCTCTTTTTTAAGCAGTATTACCCCTTAACTTTTAATTAACAAATTCGCATTACAATTCGCTTCAGTTTATAACAAACTTCATAGTAAGTTATAAAACTAAGTTATCAGGCTGCTCTATTTAGCGGAGCTTAAAAAATAAAATCAAAATTTAAAGGATATAAAATGCTTAAAAAACTTACACTATCAGCTCTTCTAGCAGGCTCGCTTTTGGCAAGCGGAGGATTTACAGGCACAAATAACGCCGCACAAAACCAAGGCGGCTTCACAGGCAAAGGAAGTGCGACGCTAGTCACTATCAAAGAAGCTCTTAATATGAGAGACGGAGCGCCGGTCATTCTTGAAGGCAAGATCAAATCTCAAATCAGATCAGATGATTATGAATTTGTCGGCAGAAGCGGTGAGACAATCGAAATCGAGATAGATAACCATGTCTGGAAGGGCGTAACCGTAGATGAAAACACGCCTATAAGAATTACAGGAAAAGTTGATAAAGACCTCATGAAAACAACTATCGACGTAAAATCTGTCGAGATAATCAAATAATTTTAACTTACTTTTAGCTCATCTCATATTCACTCGCACGGCTATCAAGCGGTAGCCGTGTCACAACTCAAATTTAACTTAAATAAAAGCCGCAAATAAGTATAATCACACTCACATAAAACAAGGAGCAAACATGGATATATCAAAAATCAAAGCAGGCTCAAACCCTGATAAGATCAATGCCGTTATCGAGATCCCTTACGGCTCAAACATAAAATATGAAATTTGCAAAGACAGCGGCGCGGTTTTCGTCGATCGCGTGCTTTATTCGGCGATGTTTTACCCTGCAAACTACGGTTTCGTGCCAAATACCTTAGCAGAAGATGGCGATCCTGCCGATATCTTGGTGCTTAACGAGTATCCTTTGCAAGCGGGCAGCGTCATCCCTTGCCGTCTGATCGGAGTTCTTGTGATGGAAGATGAAGCAGGCATGGACGAAAAACTTCTTGCAGTGCCGGTTAGCAAGATAGATCCAAGATATGACGCTATAAAAAGCTACAAAGATCTTCCAGAAGCCACACTAAATAAGATAAGAAATTTCTTTGAGACCTACAAAATGCTTGAGCCAAACAAATGGGTGAAAGTAAAAGAGTTTAAGTGTGCCGATACGGCAAAAGAAATTTTAGATAAAGCCATAAAAAGCTATAAATAATATAAGCCCCCTAAATTTGGGGCTTTCAAAGGTAAAATTTGAAACAACTACTACTTATACTAACCGCTTGCGCCTTATTACTTGGCGCTTCTCAAGAAAGAGGCGTCATAGATATGCACGGAGGCAAAACGCAAAAATATGGCGGATTTTCAAAGAAATTTGAGGACTCAAATTCTAACAGATTTGGCAAATTTAAAGAGCAATCCAAATCTTACAAACAAGATAAATATCCGTCAAAATAAGCAATCCAAACGCGAGATCGTTTTTGCTAAAGAAATTTATCATGCCTTTTATATTATCAGGATCACTTAGATAAATTATATATAGAATCGATAGCCAAAATATCACTCGTGCCGCACCTGCTACGCCACTCGGCTCAGTTTGAATCGATGGTCTAAACATAGAGATAAAAGCGGTAAAAAACATAATTATAAGAGCAAGGATAAATAGCTTTTTCATGGATTTATTATAACGAGTTATTTTATAAGCGCTGATAAAGATAAAAAGCGCTAATTGATTTGCATTTAAATTTCAAAAAGCTACTTAATGCCCTTTTTAAGCTTTCGTATCAAAAATCTAGCAGAATGAAGCGCGTCAAAAAGGCTCTTTTCTATGCATAACGGTCGATCAAACACAAGATCACAGATAAGCTCAGCCCCAAGCACAGCCGTGCATAGTCCGCGCGAGCCGTGAGCCGTATTTATATAGACGTTTGGGATATATCTGGCGTTTAAATTTTCGCTTTTATTTTTCGTCCAAAGAAGAGCTTTGTAGCTATCCTTATAAAATTCCTCATCATAAAGCCTTCCGATGATCGGAAATCTATCGCCACTATAGCTTCTATAACCAACTTTTGAGCCTAAAATTTTAGGCTTCTTACCCTGCAAAAACTCACCTATATCGGCTAAATTTTTCTCATCGTCACTGCTTCTAGACTCATCAAGTTTTAAATTTCTATCATAAGTTGCACCGACAACTTGCACGCCATCAACCTCAGGGCAGACATAGCCTTTAGCGCTAAAAGCCAAATTTGTCTTTACGGACTCTTTTATGTGCGTGACCTGCCCGCGAACCGAGCTAAGTTGCATGTCAAAATTTGAGAAAAACTCCATACTATCGCTGCCAAGAGCTAGGATCAGCATATCGCTAATGATGGCTTTTCCGTTTTTAAATTTCGCCGAAATTTTACCATCAGGCAAAACCTCATAGCTCTCAAACTCATATCCAAGCAAGATATCAGCGCACTTACTTGCCGTCTTGCACATCTTTCGCGGTCTAGCCTTGGCACCTTCTTTTATAAAGGCACTAGGATAAGGAGCGCTATTTAAATTTATATCAAAAACTCCGTTTTCATCGTCAAATTTAAGCCACTCTTCTAGCCTTGCTAAAAGCTTTTCATCGTGCGCATAGTCTATGCAACCGTTAAATTCGCACTCTTCCTTGCGCATAGTCTTTTTATAAAACCTAACCGCTTGCAAAAACGCA
This Campylobacter sp. RM16192 DNA region includes the following protein-coding sequences:
- a CDS encoding GGDEF domain-containing response regulator, translating into MKKSRILIVEDNKSLAKLIAKKMEGNVEMDIDVAHSMAEAEVFLAKPSEYFIALLDLNLPDAPNGEIVDYVISKGIAAIVLTGSLDPKTREIFIHKDIVDYVYKSNMDDINYIFQMINRLIKNKQYKVMIIEDSMPFRNNIKKILTSLQFQVFTAAHGEEAMSYFADHPDIKLVITDYRMPIKDGLGVLKELRKENDKNNLGIIVITSPKEEVNASIFLKNGANDFIAKPFEKEEFICRIHNTIEAIENINRIANFANHDFLTGVYNRRYFYANMEEYLSKHEEFFEPYAIAMLDIDHFKSINDTYGHDGGDKVLQFLAKKLVDETKGNDIVARFGGEEFCIVLKNISKEEAIKFFVNLRSNIASQSITLKKESFKFTVSIGVAFGRSDYSLDEILEFADDALYEAKENGRNRVEVAG
- a CDS encoding adenylate kinase, which produces MKKLFLIIGAPGSGKTTDANLIAKGDDSFTHYSTGDLLRAEVASGSELGKLIDSYISKGNLVPLEVVVNAIISAIKSSKTPNVVLDGYPRSVEQMTELDKVLSAQNEILLKGVIEVDVSEDVARERVLGRARGADDNNEVFNNRMKVYLEPIGAIREFYSGKNLLHEINGERTIDEIVTDMRNLINSLL
- the ppa gene encoding inorganic diphosphatase, translating into MDISKIKAGSNPDKINAVIEIPYGSNIKYEICKDSGAVFVDRVLYSAMFYPANYGFVPNTLAEDGDPADILVLNEYPLQAGSVIPCRLIGVLVMEDEAGMDEKLLAVPVSKIDPRYDAIKSYKDLPEATLNKIRNFFETYKMLEPNKWVKVKEFKCADTAKEILDKAIKSYK
- a CDS encoding YgiW/YdeI family stress tolerance OB fold protein, which gives rise to MLKKLTLSALLAGSLLASGGFTGTNNAAQNQGGFTGKGSATLVTIKEALNMRDGAPVILEGKIKSQIRSDDYEFVGRSGETIEIEIDNHVWKGVTVDENTPIRITGKVDKDLMKTTIDVKSVEIIK
- a CDS encoding NAD(+) kinase; translation: MKKEINLNFADVKNVGVVAKINGDLPKNLKTIKKILAKYKVQILLEKSCAKEVGEQGFELINLAKNCDFLISLGGDGTIISACRQSAEISPFVLGIHAGRLGFLTDITMDECEGFFKDFFAGKFEIETPYMLDVFMHKKSGEVAKKIAFNEAAILSSKSGSMTHIEALLNGKDFNSYFGDGVLICTPIGSTAYNMSANGPIIYPLSDVFAVTPICSHSLTQRPVVLPRGFEMKFKTKSDAILVIDGQDRFNMSNLDSISVTLSEKSAKFIRHIGRDYFQILKEKLHWGYND
- the aspS gene encoding aspartate--tRNA ligase, with amino-acid sequence MRSHYCAELSAADIGKEVDLCGWVNTYRDHGGVIFIDLRDRTGLIQLVCDPADSVSAHEVASKVRDEYVLRIKGKIRARGEGLVNPRLKTGEIEVVVSEVTVENPSEPLPFMINDNSVNEDIRLKYRFLDLRNERLQNIFKMRSKAAIAARNSLDRLGFIEFETPILTRATPEGARDYLVPSRVYPGQFYALPQSPQLFKQLLMCSGFDKYFQIAKCFRDEDLRADRQPEFTQIDIEMSFVEQEDILNMAEEVLKDTFAACGYDIKTPFRRMSYKEATEKYGSDKPDLRYDLAMVDVIDIFARSSNEIFANIAKDPKKNRIKALKVPNGDNIFSKREMNRFEEFVRKFGAQGLGYFQMKEDGLKGPLCKFFEEKDLQEIVDRCELKLGDVVFFGAGKKKIVLDYMGRFRIFLAEQMGIIDQDRMEFLWVLDFPMFEQNDDGSYSAMHHPFTCPKNIDEEDLEDILSIAHDVVLNGFELGGGSVRIHKNDVQQKVFKLLGIDEAEQREKFGFLLDALSFGAPPHGGIAIGFDRLVMLATKSTSIRDVIAFPKTQRAQCPMTKAPSEANSEQLRELGLRLREKTN
- a CDS encoding TatD family hydrolase; amino-acid sequence: MIIDTHCHLDDNRYDEDLDTVMQNTYSGGIGGVLIPGADIKDLPKAARIANAYKNVFFAVGVHPYHIDDFDENELRKFANDDKCIAVGECGLDYFRLPKDESEKLAEKESQKRVFKAQLDLAVELNLPVILHIRDSNEDCYNILKEYASRLKGAVLHCYNASPLLLELSKFGNFYFGIGGVLTFKNAKNLVEILPKIPLDRLLIETDAPYLTPEPYRGRRNEPFYTQFVAQRMSEILDLEKEEIIRITTQNAKMLFGNFNTE
- a CDS encoding AAA family ATPase; translated protein: MIERLLIKEYLNFDSVELKFKEGLSVFTGVSGAGKSVLMSAIMAVFGLKDSDAKLIEADVEYKFSAEEYGIESEQINTFKLFRDKATRYFINSQAISKKNLASIAKEHIKYLSAKEINEFENERFLNLLDIAESKKNGEFLKFKQEFEAKFKEFDQISKELQNIIEDERRIEELKEFASFEISKIESVSPKVGEFEELMEIKKRLSKKDKINEAWSRAEAVFHAERAVIDALNISDIDASFFEECMNELRVARDNLNMDELEDIDIEGVLDRIEALNSLIRRYGSIEEALELLQKRKVELNKYQNISFEKSLLEDKFNALKSEINDMSSKLTKARSENLKELEELINSYLKELYMSKITLKISQKPLDKFGVDEITLSLNETNLKNLSSGELNRLRLAFIASETQISGSGEGVIILDEIDANLSGKEAMSIANVLLNLAKFYQIFAISHQPQLSSKANSHFLVEKLEEKSIVRELENSERISELARMISGEKITNEALNFARQLLES
- the mnmC gene encoding bifunctional tRNA (5-methylaminomethyl-2-thiouridine)(34)-methyltransferase MnmD/FAD-dependent 5-carboxymethylaminomethyl-2-thiouridine(34) oxidoreductase MnmC, which encodes MKTAQISFKDGVAYSEDFGDIYFSADNPAGESEYVFASAIDEIWERQDRFIIAEAGFGAGLNFLTTLNKFKDSSKFLHYVSIEANPISKEDLVRIYQNLGVFKELSNELIKSYPPLIQGFHRLNFKNSRITLDLCFGKIDQILPELDFRADIWFMDGFAPSKNSDMWSDEVFKEVANLSKAGAILRTYSSTKAVQNALAKNGFKVSLQKGFGKKREMISATLETASHNVKNPWFNRFDIQSSDKTPKSALIIGGGVAGCVSAYRLAELGLKVTVAEKCEDIATNGSGNHCGILMPLITKPEVELGRMHMNAFLQAVRFYKKTMRKEECEFNGCIDYAHDEKLLARLEEWLKFDDENGVFDINLNSAPYPSAFIKEGAKARPRKMCKTASKCADILLGYEFESYEVLPDGKISAKFKNGKAIISDMLILALGSDSMEFFSNFDMQLSSVRGQVTHIKESVKTNLAFSAKGYVCPEVDGVQVVGATYDRNLKLDESRSSDDEKNLADIGEFLQGKKPKILGSKVGYRSYSGDRFPIIGRLYDEEFYKDSYKALLWTKNKSENLNARYIPNVYINTAHGSRGLCTAVLGAELICDLVFDRPLCIEKSLFDALHSARFLIRKLKKGIK